In the Podospora pseudocomata strain CBS 415.72m chromosome 5, whole genome shotgun sequence genome, one interval contains:
- a CDS encoding hypothetical protein (EggNog:ENOG503P3Z3; COG:B): MPPKKTETKTEGAAAPKAKAAPVHPSYQDMITDAIIQLKDRNGSSRQSLKKYVKSNNTINASDNMFDSLFNKALKSGVDKGIFEQPKGPSGGTKLAKKTAAPKEKKPAAPKKAAAPKEKKEAAPKEKKAATKKAAAPKEKKEKKEAAPKEKKEKKAAAPKKAAAPKEKKEKKAAPKKAAQAPAEEKPAVLTKTKSGRVTKAAPAAKAAPKKAAPKKAAAPKKEKTPKKADKAEAASA, encoded by the exons atgccTCCCAAGAAGACCGAGACCAAGACTGAGGGCGCCGCTGCCCCCAAGGCAAAGGCCGCCCCCGTCCACCCCTCCTACCAG GATATGATCACGGATGCCATCATTCAG CTCAAGGATCGCAATGGTTCCAG CCGTCAATCCCTCAAGAAGTATGTcaagagcaacaacaccatcaatgCCTCTGACAACATGTTCGactccctcttcaacaagGCCTTGAAGTCTGGTGTCGACAAGGGCATCTTCGAGCAGCCCAAGGGCCCCTCCGGCGGTACCAAGCTCGCCAAGAAGACTGCCGctcccaaggagaagaagcctgcTGCCCCTAAGAAGGCCGCCGcgcccaaggagaagaaggaggctgctcccaaggagaagaaggctgccaccaagaaggctgccgctcccaaggagaagaaggagaagaaggaggccgcTCctaaggagaagaaggagaagaaggccgctgCCCCTAAGAAGGCTGCCGcgcccaaggagaagaaggagaagaaggctgccccCAAGAAG GCTGCCCAAGCccctgctgaggagaagcCTGCTGTCCTGACCAAGACCAAGTCCGGTCGCGTCACCAAGGCtgcccccgccgccaaggccgcgcccaagaaggctgctcccaagaaggccgctgcccccaagaaggagaagacacCAAAGAAGGCTGACAAGGCGGAAGCTGCCTCGGCGTAG